In a single window of the Raphanus sativus cultivar WK10039 chromosome 9, ASM80110v3, whole genome shotgun sequence genome:
- the LOC108824031 gene encoding ras-related protein RABD2b, whose amino-acid sequence MNPEYDYLFKLLLIGDSGVGKSCLLLRFADDSYLDSYISTIGVDFKIRTVEQDGKTIKLQIWDTAGQERFRTITSSYYRGAHGIIVTYDVTDQESFNNVKQWLNEIDRYASENVNKLLVGNKNDLTSQKVVSTETAQAFADELGIPFLETSAKNATNVEEAFMAMTAAIKTRMASQPSGGAKPPTVQIRGQPVNQQSGCCSS is encoded by the exons ATGAATCCTGAATA TGACTATCTGTTCAAGCTTTTGCTTATCGGTGATTCTGGTGTTGGAAAATCCTGCTTGCTTCTAAGATTTGCT GATGATTCTTACCTGGACAGCTACATCAGTACCATTGGTGTTGACTTT AAAATCCGCACAGTTGAACAGGACGGAAAGACAATCAAACTCCAGATC TGGGACACAGCAGGCCAAGAGCGTTTCAGGACAATCACAAGCAGCTACTACAGAGGAGCTCATGGCATCATT GTCACCTACGATGTCACTGACCAAGAGAGCTTCAACAACGTCAAGCAATGGCTGAACGAAATCGACCGTTACGCCAGTGAGAATGTGAACAAGCTACTGGTTGGGAACAAAAACGATCTCACTTCACAGAAAGTTGTCTCCACTGAGACTGCTCAG gCTTTTGCAGATGAACTTGGGATCCCTTTCTTGGAAACAAGTGCTAAAAATGCAACCAATGTTGAAGAAGCCTTCATGGCCATGACTGCTGCTATTAAGACCAG AATGGCTAGCCAACCGTCTGGAGGTGCCAAGCCACCGACTGTCCAGATTCGCGGACAGCCAGTGAACCAGCAATCAGGCTGCTGCTCATCTTGA
- the LOC108823595 gene encoding RGG repeats nuclear RNA binding protein C-like, with amino-acid sequence MTTLNPFDLLGDDAEDPSQIVLSLPKKIEKPAAAAPVQPAKAAKLPTKPLPPSQAVRESRNGPSGGRVGGGGGAGRGGPPRGSFNPGGNRPHDPKDGPKDGERNGGFRGYRESGGRGGHIGGFANGKTGDVERPKRVFDRRNATGRSNDLKREGGGRGNWGTPEDDVQPATDGPTAEVEKSPVADKEGGEDATTDSKKEAPEVEQEPEDKEMTLEEYEKILEEKKKALQATRVEERKVDTKVFESMQQLSNKKTNDEEIFIKLGSDKDKRKDAAVDKEDKAKKSLSINEFLKQANGENFNPRGGYRGRGGRGSGRGQRDGKANGGGNPRNGGGVPAPAIGDSDQFPSLGK; translated from the exons ATGACGACTCTGAACCCGTTCGATCTCTTAGGAGATGACGCCGAGGATCCAAGCCAGATTGTTTTGTCTCTACCGAAGAAGATCGAGAAaccagcagcagcagctccTGTTCAGCCCGCTAAGGCCGCTAAGTTGCCAACCAAGCCTCTTCCTCCTTCTCAAGCCg TGAGGGAGTCAAGGAATGGTCCTTCAGGAGGTcgtgttggtggtggtggtggtgcagGACGTGGTGGGCCTCCTCGTGGCTCGTTTAACCCCGGTGGAAACAGACCTCATGATCCAAAGGATGGACCAAAGGATGGAGAAAGGAACGGTGGGTTCCGTGGGTACCGTGAGAGTGGTGGTCGTGGAGGTCACATTGGTGGATTCGCTAATGGTAAAACTGGTGATGTTGAACGCCCAAAGAGGGTCTTTGACCgccgtaatgcaacaggtcgtAG TAATGACCTGAAACGTGAGGGTGGTGGTCGTGGAAACTGGGGTACTCCTGAAGATGATGTTCAGCC AGCAACTGACGGACCCACAGCAGAGGTTGAGAAGAGCCCTGTTGCTGACAAGGAAGGCGGCGAGGATGCCACCACTGATTCAAAGAAAGAGGCTCCTGAAGTTGAGCAAGAACCCGAAGACAAG GAGATGACTCTGGAAGAGTATGAGAAGATtctggaggagaagaagaaagctctGCAAGCCACAAGGGTTGAGGAGAGGAAAGTTGACACCAAAGTGTTTGAGTCTATGCAACAGCTCTCTAACAAGAAGACCAATGATGAGGAAATCTTCATCAAGCTG GGATCCGACAAGGACAAACGCAAAGATGCTGCTGTCGACAAAGAAGACAAGGCCAAGAAg TCGTTGAGCATTAACGAGTTTTTGAAGCAAGCTAATGGAGAGAACTTCAACCCAAGAGGTGGATACCGTGGAAGAGGAGGTCGCGGTAGTGGTCGTGGACAGAGAGATGGAAAAGCCAACGGAGGAGGAAACCCAAGGAATGGTGGAGGAGTTCCTGCTCCAGCTATCGGAGACAGTGATCAGTTCCCATCGTTGGGCAAGTAA
- the LOC108826916 gene encoding vesicle-associated protein 2-1 isoform X1 → MSGVGENQLISIQPDELKFLFELEKQSYCDLKVSNKTDNYVAFKVINNYSSSKNFIYMLSLSSSYHDQVKTTSPKKYFVRPNTGVIQPWDSCIIRVTLQAQREYPPDMQCKDKFLLQSTIVPPHTDVDDLPQDTFTKDSSKTLTECKLKVSYIATSTPQRSSESGAISGDANGSESISVTTIQRLKEERDAAVKQTQQLQHELETLKKRKRNSENGLSLKLAAMVGLIGLIIGFILKLALASPK, encoded by the exons ATGAGCGGCGTTGGAGAGAATCAGCTTATCTCCATTCAACCTGATGAACTCAAATTCCTCT TCGAACTGGAAAAGCAAAGCTACTGTGATCTTAAAGTTTCCAATAAAACCGACAACTATGTTGCTTTCAAggtaattaataattattcatCATCAAAAAACTTCATATATATGCTTTCTTTGTCATCAAGTTatc ATGATCAGGTGAAAACAACATCTCCAAAAAAGTATTTTGTAAGGCCCAACACTGGTGTCATTCAGCCATGGGACTCCTGCATCATTAGAG TTACGCTACAAGCACAAAGGGAGTATCCTCCAGATATGCAGTGCAAAGACAAGTTTCTCCTTCAAAGTACCATTGTCCCTCCTCACACTGATGTTGATGACCTTCCTCAAGACACT TTTACCAAGGACAGTAGCAAAACATTAACAGAGTGTAAGCTTAAGGTCTCGTATATCGCCACCTCTACACCCCAAAGATCCTCTGAATCTGGAGCAATCAGTGGCGATGCAAACGGCTCCGAATCCATTTCAGTGACT ACTATACAGCGGCTGAAGGAAGAGCGAGATGCAGCTGTTAAGCAAACACAACAGCTGCAACATGAATTG GAGACACTGAAGAAACGAAAAAGGAACAGCGAAAATGGGTTATCCTTAAAGTTGGCAGCTATGGTTGGACTCATTGGACTCATCATTGGTTTCATCCTAAAACTCGCCTTAGCTTCTCCCAAATAA
- the LOC108826916 gene encoding vesicle-associated protein 2-1 isoform X2, whose product MSGVGENQLISIQPDELKFLFELEKQSYCDLKVSNKTDNYVAFKVKTTSPKKYFVRPNTGVIQPWDSCIIRVTLQAQREYPPDMQCKDKFLLQSTIVPPHTDVDDLPQDTFTKDSSKTLTECKLKVSYIATSTPQRSSESGAISGDANGSESISVTTIQRLKEERDAAVKQTQQLQHELETLKKRKRNSENGLSLKLAAMVGLIGLIIGFILKLALASPK is encoded by the exons ATGAGCGGCGTTGGAGAGAATCAGCTTATCTCCATTCAACCTGATGAACTCAAATTCCTCT TCGAACTGGAAAAGCAAAGCTACTGTGATCTTAAAGTTTCCAATAAAACCGACAACTATGTTGCTTTCAAg GTGAAAACAACATCTCCAAAAAAGTATTTTGTAAGGCCCAACACTGGTGTCATTCAGCCATGGGACTCCTGCATCATTAGAG TTACGCTACAAGCACAAAGGGAGTATCCTCCAGATATGCAGTGCAAAGACAAGTTTCTCCTTCAAAGTACCATTGTCCCTCCTCACACTGATGTTGATGACCTTCCTCAAGACACT TTTACCAAGGACAGTAGCAAAACATTAACAGAGTGTAAGCTTAAGGTCTCGTATATCGCCACCTCTACACCCCAAAGATCCTCTGAATCTGGAGCAATCAGTGGCGATGCAAACGGCTCCGAATCCATTTCAGTGACT ACTATACAGCGGCTGAAGGAAGAGCGAGATGCAGCTGTTAAGCAAACACAACAGCTGCAACATGAATTG GAGACACTGAAGAAACGAAAAAGGAACAGCGAAAATGGGTTATCCTTAAAGTTGGCAGCTATGGTTGGACTCATTGGACTCATCATTGGTTTCATCCTAAAACTCGCCTTAGCTTCTCCCAAATAA